The following are encoded in a window of Tolypothrix sp. PCC 7712 genomic DNA:
- a CDS encoding ParM/StbA family protein — MTNIHTLQKIFPAGFDNGYGSLKLLVDGFGVVRVPSYISSVDMEDVPGRVVFNGTAYTVGESAFRTGYHFERNTDNNENKVNNALITLLGALAHLPHRKAWHLKLVVSLHDVGLAGDLKQILNGEYQPILAGKVSEVKIEVLKVVPEGMGALFGQQLPPKLTVLDFGNGTTLYSRYSQGKREVHTPYPTGVEVLIEDISQKMKHLNGGKIGDPSKIRFCLEMGHTRYSRDIDIKDVYSACLKDWYEKYLKKVVNLTLDAKHAGDEIWAIGGGCLLPGFKKLLEKNGFRILDNPVEANAFGLLEMAKAIVKKNT; from the coding sequence ATGACCAACATTCACACGTTACAAAAAATTTTTCCGGCGGGCTTTGATAACGGTTACGGCAGCCTCAAACTTTTAGTCGATGGCTTTGGAGTGGTTCGCGTCCCCAGCTACATTTCTTCTGTTGACATGGAAGATGTTCCCGGAAGAGTAGTTTTCAATGGTACTGCCTACACCGTCGGAGAATCTGCTTTTCGCACAGGTTATCATTTTGAACGAAATACTGATAACAATGAAAATAAAGTCAATAATGCACTGATTACATTATTAGGTGCATTGGCACATCTGCCACACCGTAAGGCTTGGCATTTAAAGTTAGTCGTCAGCCTACATGATGTTGGTTTGGCAGGAGACTTAAAACAAATACTCAACGGAGAATATCAACCAATACTTGCTGGCAAAGTTTCAGAGGTCAAGATTGAAGTACTCAAAGTCGTCCCAGAGGGTATGGGTGCATTGTTTGGGCAACAACTTCCCCCAAAATTAACCGTTTTAGACTTTGGCAACGGTACAACTCTGTATTCTCGTTACAGCCAAGGTAAGCGTGAAGTTCACACTCCTTATCCCACAGGTGTAGAAGTCCTCATAGAGGATATCTCCCAAAAGATGAAACATCTTAATGGCGGTAAAATCGGTGACCCATCAAAAATTCGATTTTGTCTAGAAATGGGACATACCAGGTATAGCCGTGATATTGATATCAAAGATGTCTACAGTGCTTGTTTAAAGGACTGGTACGAAAAATACTTGAAGAAAGTTGTGAATCTCACACTTGATGCCAAACACGCTGGAGACGAAATTTGGGCGATTGGTGGCGGTTGTCTGTTACCTGGATTTAAGAAGTTATTAGAGAAGAATGGGTTCCGAATTCTAGATAATCCGGTAGAAGCTAATGCCTTTGGGCTATTAGAAATGGCTAAAGCGATTGTCAAAAAGAATACCTAA